In the genome of Thermococcus sp. MV5, the window CCATTATTCCATCTTCACCCTTAACCTTATATCCTTTTGCCTTTAAAGCAGCTTCAATACCGCTTATAACTGCACCAGTAGTCTCAAAGGCTGTATGGAAGAGAGGAGCATTCAGGGCTGAATAAGGCCATGGACCCGCTATGATTGTTGAACAGCATGCAGGTATTGTGAAGATTGTTTTGTTTCCATAAGCCTTTAACACATACCTCAAGCCTAAAGAGGCCCCACAACCCTGACAGGCTGTGTGTCCAGCGTAAAAATGTTCTTCAGCAGGGAGTGTTAATTTCTTTTTCACATCAGCCGGAAGTTCCATTTTTCTCACCTCTTTAAGTGGTACCATTCGATTTCCTTATCTAGTTCCTTCTTTTCAATTATTTCTTTCATATTCTTGGCAATTACTCTCACGTCATTCACTGTTAAGTCTCTTCCTCCAAGTCCAACAATATAGTTCTTCATTACTGGGTTTGCATCAGTGTTGTAAAGAACACCCTTGGCCTCGTTGAAGAGAATCCCCTCTTGTCCAAATGAGAAGTTTCTATCAAGGACTGCTATCCCTTCCACGTTTTTGGCCAACTCATAAAGTTCTTCCTTGGGGAATGGTCTGAACCAGCGAACCTTTGCAGCTCCTACCTTGTATCCCTCACTTCTAAGAACATCAACGGCCTCTTTGACAGTGCCCATTAGGGAACCCATGCCCATGAAAACAATCTCTGCATCGTCCGTTCTATATAATTCTATCATCTGACTGTAGTCTCTTCCAAACCTTTCCCCAAATTCTTTACCGACTTCTTTAATGACCTTTCTAGCGTTTTCCATAGCTTTTTCGATCTTGTATCTGAACTCATAGTAATCAGCTGGAGTACCTAGTGCACCAACTGAGAATGGGTTATCAAAGTCTGTTAATGTATAGAGAGGCTTTCTTGGTGGAAGGAAATCATCTATTTCTTCTTGGGTTGGCATATCAACGATATCGTACGTGTGGCTTAGGATAAACGCGCTTTCAATAACCATGACTGGGAGATTGACTTTTTCATGTTCACCAATTTTGAATGCCATTAGTACGCCATCATAGACCTCTTGATTGTTTTCAGCATAAAATTGAAGCCATCCAGTGTCCCTTTGGGCAAGAGAGTCTGTTTGATCATCCCAAACACTCCACGGTGGAGCCATTGCTCTGTTAACATCTACCATCACTACTGGGAGTCTTGCCCCAGC includes:
- the porA gene encoding pyruvate ferredoxin oxidoreductase is translated as MPKKVVSGNYAAAYAAKHARVEVVAAYPITPQTSIIEKIAEFIANGEVENLQYVSVESEHSAMAACIGASATGARTFTATSAQGLALMHEMLHWAAGARLPVVMVDVNRAMAPPWSVWDDQTDSLAQRDTGWLQFYAENNQEVYDGVLMAFKIGEHEKVNLPVMVIESAFILSHTYDIVDMPTQEEIDDFLPPRKPLYTLTDFDNPFSVGALGTPADYYEFRYKIEKAMENARKVIKEVGKEFGERFGRDYSQMIELYRTDDAEIVFMGMGSLMGTVKEAVDVLRSEGYKVGAAKVRWFRPFPKEELYELAKNVEGIAVLDRNFSFGQEGILFNEAKGVLYNTDANPVMKNYIVGLGGRDLTVNDVRVIAKNMKEIIEKKELDKEIEWYHLKR